The Megalobrama amblycephala isolate DHTTF-2021 linkage group LG7, ASM1881202v1, whole genome shotgun sequence genome window below encodes:
- the LOC125271491 gene encoding mas-related G-protein coupled receptor member X1-like: MGQNISFNGTTGVNNDTERRIHIPLYFRILSVIEIPVMILTLVALCAVIKSQRSAPVFVIHLILSDFIQIICKLMITSEWIREVDAIFPILPDAFDYSLIAGLYFMACVAFERYLLVSHPIWYKSHHSLKVSCVVSVIVWFVPLIFTFSKYFDSLSVPIGCLIPYPIIILCFVGTRRGLSHAISLTSLKRKLILGRLFLVLLTYTFLIFPIVIMWFFSQIFPQFMFSSFSDVLYFFSHLMFLNPIADCLLYLFMRPDAGDLMKSVCCCCRTDTHQNSTHSRDEHSRDSRATFACCVSVQNPASHSQTACSSV, translated from the coding sequence ATGGGACAAAACATCAGCTTCAACGGAACAACtggagtaaataatgacactgAAAGGAGGATTCATATTCCATTATATTTCCGGATCCTTTCAGTCATTGAGATTCCAGTCATGATCTTAACTCTGGTGGCGTTGTGTGCTGTTATCAAATCTCAGCGCTCTGCTCCAGTTTTTGTTATTCATTTGATtctttcagatttcattcaaatCATTTGTAAGTTAATGATAACAAGCGAATGGATACGTGAAGTGGATGCAATCTTTCCCATATTGCCAGATGCATTTGATTACAGTTTGATTGCGGGTCTGTATTTTATGGCTTGTGTTGCTTTTGAACGATATCTTCTGGTTTCTCATCCTATCTGGTACAAATCTCATCATTCACTAAAAGTCTCCTGTGTTGTTTCTGTGATCGTCTGGTTTGTTCCTCTGATCTTTACATTCTCTAAGTATTTTGACTCTCTGTCCGTACCGATCGGCTGTTTGATCCCCTACCCGATAATcattctgtgttttgttggtaCTCGTCGCGGTCTTTCACACGCAATATCTCTTACTTCGCTAAAGCGCAAATTAATTTTGGGCAGATTGTTTCTGGTGCTGCTGACTtacacatttctcattttccCCATTGTAATCATGtggtttttttcacagatttttCCCCAGTTTATgttcagttcattttctgatGTTCTCTATTTTTTTAGTCACCTCATGTTTCTGAACCCAATCGCTGACTGTTTGCTGTACTTGTTCATGAGGCCTGATGCTGGTGATTTAATGAAGTCTGTTTGCTGCTGTTGTAGAACTGACACACATCAGAATTCGACACACAGTCGGGACGAACACTCTCGAGACAGTAGAGCCACGTTTGCCTGCTGTGTTTCAGTGCAAAATCCTGCGTCTCATTCACAGACCGCCTGCAGTTCAGTTTAA